In Streptomyces rapamycinicus NRRL 5491, the genomic stretch CGTGATCGAGGACCTGACCGTACGGAACATGGTCAAGAACCGGAGTCTGGCCCGCGCCATCAGCGATGCCGCGTGGTCGGACTTCCGGGACATGCTGGAGTACAAAGCTCGGTGGTACGGGCGGGACGTCGTCGCGGTCGACCGCTTCTTCCCCTCCTCCAGGCTGTGCTCCGCCTGCGGCACTCTGCGGGAGAAGATGCCGCTGCATGTCCGCACCTGGACATGCGACTGCGGCACGGCCCATGACCGGGACGTGAATGCCGCACGCAACCTTCTGGCCGCCGGACTGGCGGTGACAGTCTGTGGAGCCGGTGTAAGACCTCAACGGAGCACTCCGGGCGGGCAGTCGGCGGCGAAGCAGAAAACCTCACAGCGCGAGCCGTGAGAACCCCCTCCTTCAGGAGGGGGGAAGTCAAGCTGCCCTCGTTCCTCGGCTCGACGGTGTCGGACTGCGCCTCACCGCCGGGTCCGTCCACGCGCTGCTCGGCGAGAACGGCGCGGGAAAGTCCACCCTCATCAAGGTCCTGACCGGGGTGCACACTCCCGACAGTGGCCGTCTCCTGTGGCGCGGCGGCGAAGTCCAGCTGCGCTCGCCCCTGGAGGCCACCCGCACCGGCATCGGCGTGGTGCACCAGGAGCGCAATCTGATTCCCGGCTTCTCGGTGGCCGAGAACATCACGCTGCAGAGCCCTCCCGCACACCGGGGTCTCATCGACCGCGCGGCCATGACCGACCCCGCCCTACGGTGCCTCGGAGAGCTGGGCCTGGACCTCGACCTGGACCGGCCGGTCCGTGAACTGTCCGTGGCACAGCAGCAGTTGGTGGAGATCGCCAAGGCCCTGTACACCGAGAGCCGGGTGCTGCTCCTCGACGAGCCGACCGCCTCCCTCTCCCCGCGCGAGGCGGAGCGCCTCTTCGAGGTCGTGCGGCGGCTGAAGGCCAGGGGGACGTGTGTCGTCTTCGTCAGCCACAAGCTGGAGGAGGTGTTCGCCGTCTGCGACACCGTCACCGTGCTGCGCGACGGCGCCTCCGTGCTCGAATCCGCGCCGCTCGCCGAGCACACACAGGACGACGTGGTCGGTCTCATGGTGGGCCGCGCCCACGCGGCGACCGAGATGCGCCCACGGGAGGTGGACACCTCCGCCCCGCCGGTGCTCTCGTTCGACGGAGTGTCCACCGCCGCCGGCCACCGGGACATCGGCCTGGACGTCCGGCCCGGCGAGATCGTCGGGCTGTACGGGCTGGTCGGCGCGGGCCGCAGCGAACTGGTCAAGGCGATGCTCGGCCTCGACCGCGTCACCGGCGGCGAGATCCGGGTGTACGGCGAGCCGGTGCGCATCACCTCCCCCCGGCAGGCGCTGCACCGCTTCGGCATCGGCTATCTCACCGAGAACCGCAAGGAGGAAGGGGTCTTCCTGGAGCAGCCCATCGCCCGGAACATCACGGTGACGGTGTGGAAGAGGCTCGCGAAGGCGCTCGGTTTCGTCTCCGCGCGCGAGGAGCGGGACGTGGCGCACGACCTCGTCGAACGTCTCGGCATCCGCACCGCCGGGCTCGGCCGGCACGCCGGTGAGCTCTCCGGCGGCAACCAGCAGAAGGTGAGCCTGGCGAAGTGGCTGGCGGCCGACACCCGGCTGCTCATCGTGGATGAGCCGACCGTCGGCGTCGACGTGCGCACCAAGCACGCCTTCCATGAACTCATCTGGGAGCTGGCCCGCGATGGGCTGCCCATTCTGCTGATCAGCAGCGACCTCGCGGAGATGATCACGCTGGCGGACCGGGTGGTGGTGATGGCCGACCACCGGATCCGCGGCGAGGTGGTCAACGACCGCGACTACGAGCGGATGAGCGGCCGGATCATCCGCATCATCCACGACCGCGCCACCTCGGCGGTGCGCCCGCGGGTCAGGACTCCTCGTCCCGGCTGAGCTGGCGCCCGAGGCTGCGGGCGAGGTGCTCCGCCATCGCCTCGGCCGCGCGGTCGGCATCGCGGCGCAATATCGCGTGCACCACGCGCTGGTGCTCCGCGAGGGTCGGGTCGTCGGCGCCGAGCTGGCTGCTCAGCCGGAAGATGTGCAGATGGGAGTGGAGCCGTTCCACCGCGTCCGCGAGCAGCGGCCGCCCGGACGCCTGGGCGATCGCGTCGTGGAGGCGCTGGTCGAGGGCGGCGAAGCCGCGGTAGGCCGCGTAGCGCCCGGCGGCGGTCCCCGGGTGGGTGTGCATCTCCTCCGCGATCCGCTCGATGGCGTCGAGCTGGTCCTCACTGGCGTTGGCCGCGGCGAGAGCGGCCGCCCTCGGCTCCAGCAGCTGCCGCATCTCGAAGAGCTCCTCGAGCCCCTGCCGGGTCAGCAGCTCGGTGGTGCGGTACCCCGACAGCGGTCTCTTCACCACCAGGCCGTCCGCCTCCAGCCTGGCCAGCGCCTCCCGGATGGGGGTCGGGGAGACGCTGAGGGCGCGGGACAGGGCCTCGATGCTGACGCGTGCGCCGGGGTGATCTCATGGTCCATGACCATGGCCTTGATGTTCTCGTAGACGCTGTCCGAGAGCGCCTGACGGGCGGGCGGCGCATCCTGCCCGCGCCCTTCCCGCGGTGCCCCGGTCGCGGAGGTGTCCTGCGGAGGCATCCGGCCTCCTGCTGCTGATCGGGGCGTATCGGGGCAGCAACAGTTTACCCAGGTGAGGGACGCCGTTCAGGGGCGAGCCGGGCGGGTCCCGGCCGCCGCGGGCCCCGATCGGCGAGTGAAGCCCCCTGGGGCAGCGCCTGGGGGTCGGCACAGTGGTGCGGGGCAGCACGAAGTGGTCGCCGGCGAGGACGGTGGTGGGCACGGTGGCACTCCGGAGGAAGGGGTCAGTCGGTGGCCGTGGCCGGGGCGTTGAGCCGCAGAAGCGACGCCCGGCCGTCCCGCAGGCGCAGTTCGGTCAGGGCGCCGTTCTCCAGCCGGGGAAACACCTGGCGGTAGCGGGCGAGCGGAATGCCGAGCAGCCGGCACAGGACCAGGCGGACGAGGGTGGAGTGGGCGACGACCAGCACGCGCCCCTCGGGCACCTCGTGCGCGATGTCCGTCAGACAGGCGATCGCGCGGCCGGCGGCCGCCGCCGGGTCCTCGCCACCGGGCAGGTGATGGGCGACCGGATCGGCCAGGAACGCGGCCAGCTCCACCGGGAACCGCTCCCGCATCTCCGTCCGGGTCAGCCCCTCGCCGCGCCCGAAGTCCACCTCGTACAGCCGCTCGTCGACGCGCGGGGTGAGGCCGAGCGCGGCGGCGGCGGGCTCGGCGGTGAGCCGGGCGCGGGACAGCGGTGAGCTGAGCACCGCGTCGAGTCGTTGTCCCGCGGCCCAGACGCCGAGCTCGGCGGCCTGCTTGTGCCCGTGTTCGGTCAGTGGCACATCGGTGCGGCCCGCGTAGCGGTTCTCCGCGTGCCACACGGTCTCCCCGTGCCGTACGAGGACGAAGTCGGTCACTGGTCGGCCTTTCCGCGGGCGTGGGCGGCCACCTCCGGCTCCAGCCAGCCCCGTCGGACCAGTTCGTCGACGAAGCCGAGGTAGACGGGGAGCAGCCGTGCGGTGCGGGCGGGATCGGGGCGCAGTTCGACTCCGTCGCGCACCATGGCGGCGGCGGCCCGCTCCAGCGTGACGCCCGAGGCGGTGGCGGCGAGCACCGCCATGCCGACGGCGCTCTCCGCCTGCTCGGGCAGGGTCACGCTCCGGCCGAGGAGGTCGGCGCGCAGCTGCGACCAGTAGCGGTTGCGGGCGCCGCCGCCGGTCAGGCTCAGCGGGCCGGCCACGGGGGCGCCGATGTGATCCAGGTGGTCGAGGCAGAGCCGCTCCACACAGGCCACGCCGAGCAGACAGGCGTGGAACTCCTCGGCCGCGCCGGAGGGTTCGCCCAGGACGAAGGGGCGCGCGTCGTGCGCCCGGAAGGGGAAGCGCTCGCCCCGCTCCCCGGCGAGCGGGTAGACGACCGCGGTGGAACCGGTCGCGGCGGCCGCTTCGGTGCGGGCGTCGAGGTCGGCGCCGGGGAAGCGGCGGGTCAGTACGCCCGCGCCGCTGCTGGAGGCACCGCCGGGCAGCCAGCTGCCGCCGGGCCCGCGGTGGCAGTAGACCACCCCGGCGGGGTCGTGCACCGGACGGGGGCTGGCGCCCTTGAGGACCAGGGTGGTGCCCAGTACCGAATTCCAGGCCCCCGGGCCGAGCGCGCCCGCCGCGATCTGGGCGGCGCAGCCGTCGGTCATCCCCGCGACCATGGGGGTGCCGACGGGGATCCCGGTGACGGCGGCGGCCCGCGCGCAGACCGTGCCGATCACCGTGCCGGGCCGTACGACCTCCGGCAGCAGGCCGTCGGGGACGCCGAGGGCGGCCAGCTCCTCGGCGGGCCAGCCGTCGGCGAGCAGGTCGTAGCCGGTCTTCAGGGCGTGGCTGGCGTCGCCGGGGGTCTGTTGTCCGGCCAGCCGCCAGGTGATCAGGTCGGCCTGGTGCAGCAGCCGGGTCCCCGGCGGGACATCGGTGTGCCGGAGCAGCCACAGGAGTTTGGGCAGGGCCCAGGACGGCTGCATGGTGCGGTAGCCGAGCCTCTCCCACACCTCCGCGCCGACGGTGTTGACGCGGTCGGCGTGGCCCGCGGCGCGCCCGTCGTCGTACATCAGGGCCGGGGTGAGGGGCGTTCCGGACGGGTCGGCGAGGAGGATGGTCCCGGAGGTGGCGTCCACCGCCACCCCCCGCACCCGCCCGCCGT encodes the following:
- a CDS encoding histidine phosphatase family protein; protein product: MTDFVLVRHGETVWHAENRYAGRTDVPLTEHGHKQAAELGVWAAGQRLDAVLSSPLSRARLTAEPAAAALGLTPRVDERLYEVDFGRGEGLTRTEMRERFPVELAAFLADPVAHHLPGGEDPAAAAGRAIACLTDIAHEVPEGRVLVVAHSTLVRLVLCRLLGIPLARYRQVFPRLENGALTELRLRDGRASLLRLNAPATATD
- a CDS encoding FGGY-family carbohydrate kinase; translated protein: MSDALSPDAVHLGLDLGTQSVRAVAVDGTGKLLAAASRPLTGHRAGVRHEQDPEQWWSATGAACREALSGIDGGRVRGVAVDATSGTILLADPSGTPLTPALMYDDGRAAGHADRVNTVGAEVWERLGYRTMQPSWALPKLLWLLRHTDVPPGTRLLHQADLITWRLAGQQTPGDASHALKTGYDLLADGWPAEELAALGVPDGLLPEVVRPGTVIGTVCARAAAVTGIPVGTPMVAGMTDGCAAQIAAGALGPGAWNSVLGTTLVLKGASPRPVHDPAGVVYCHRGPGGSWLPGGASSSGAGVLTRRFPGADLDARTEAAAATGSTAVVYPLAGERGERFPFRAHDARPFVLGEPSGAAEEFHACLLGVACVERLCLDHLDHIGAPVAGPLSLTGGGARNRYWSQLRADLLGRSVTLPEQAESAVGMAVLAATASGVTLERAAAAMVRDGVELRPDPARTARLLPVYLGFVDELVRRGWLEPEVAAHARGKADQ